In Sandaracinaceae bacterium, the following are encoded in one genomic region:
- a CDS encoding SDR family oxidoreductase codes for MGFHKTVVLITGGASGIGAALGEALAERGAHVVLADRQLERARERAESIRERGQRASAAELDVRDAEAFAALARDVHAEHGRVDYLFNNAGIGIGGPAERYAVADWDDVLDVNVRGVAYGVQAVYPIMRAQGRGHIINTASMAGLLPAGNAASYLASKHAVVGLSKALRIEGARHGVRVSSLCPGAIRTPILTGGEYGRHAGPKPSEAKMLELWEKLRPMDPAVFAREVLKDVAKNEPYIIVPRWWKAAWLLERVSPKLSLAIWSRIYDHSVDQLALDEEAPSAEPQDAAARA; via the coding sequence ATGGGATTTCACAAGACGGTAGTCCTGATCACGGGGGGCGCTTCGGGGATCGGCGCGGCGCTGGGCGAGGCGCTGGCGGAGCGCGGCGCGCACGTCGTGCTGGCGGACCGGCAGCTCGAGCGGGCGCGTGAGCGGGCAGAGTCGATCCGCGAGCGAGGCCAGCGGGCGAGCGCGGCGGAGCTGGACGTGCGCGACGCGGAGGCCTTCGCGGCGCTCGCGCGGGACGTGCACGCCGAGCACGGGCGGGTCGACTACCTGTTCAACAACGCGGGGATCGGCATCGGCGGGCCGGCGGAGCGCTACGCCGTGGCCGACTGGGACGACGTGCTCGACGTGAACGTGCGCGGCGTCGCCTACGGCGTGCAAGCCGTCTACCCGATCATGCGCGCCCAGGGCCGCGGGCACATCATCAACACCGCGTCGATGGCCGGCCTGCTGCCCGCGGGGAACGCGGCGAGCTACCTCGCGAGCAAGCACGCGGTGGTGGGCCTGAGCAAGGCGCTCCGCATCGAGGGCGCGCGCCACGGCGTCCGCGTCTCGTCTCTCTGCCCCGGCGCGATCCGGACGCCGATCCTGACGGGCGGAGAGTACGGCCGCCACGCGGGCCCGAAGCCGAGCGAGGCGAAGATGCTCGAGCTCTGGGAGAAGCTCCGCCCGATGGACCCCGCGGTGTTCGCGCGCGAGGTGCTGAAGGACGTAGCGAAGAACGAGCCCTACATCATCGTGCCGCGCTGGTGGAAGGCGGCCTGGCTGCTCGAGCGCGTCTCGCCGAAGCTCTCGCTCGCGATCTGGAGCCGCATCTACGACCACAGCGTCGACCAGCTCGCGCTGGACGAAGAGGCGCCGAGCGCCGAGCCGCAGGACGCCGCCGCGCGCGCCTGA